Proteins encoded in a region of the Shewanella polaris genome:
- a CDS encoding protein phosphatase CheZ: MQASISGLITLEQAQGLVELLTSGKQDEADDVIRELAMPLQSELFEEVGKLTRQLHSALKDFQLDNRISELANTEIPDAKERLNYVIDMTEQAANKTMDAVEECLPLADTIISNIQSVTPMWDKLMRCDIELGEFKSLCHDVQQFMSHSEHDSNRLRELLNQILMAQDFQDLTGQMIRRVIDLVREVESNLVSMLTVFGDHITESSPTINDNKIEAEGPIMHAELREDVVTGQDEVDDLLSSLGF, encoded by the coding sequence ATGCAGGCATCAATATCGGGGTTAATCACTCTCGAACAAGCCCAAGGACTTGTTGAACTGCTTACTTCTGGTAAGCAAGACGAAGCCGATGATGTAATCAGGGAGCTTGCAATGCCATTGCAAAGTGAGCTTTTTGAAGAAGTCGGTAAGTTAACTCGACAACTCCATAGTGCACTAAAAGATTTTCAATTGGATAACCGTATATCTGAATTAGCCAATACCGAAATACCGGATGCTAAAGAAAGATTGAATTATGTTATCGATATGACAGAACAAGCTGCAAATAAAACGATGGATGCAGTTGAAGAATGTTTACCTTTGGCCGATACCATTATTAGTAACATACAATCAGTGACTCCCATGTGGGATAAATTGATGCGTTGTGATATCGAATTGGGTGAGTTTAAATCACTTTGTCATGATGTTCAGCAGTTTATGTCCCATAGTGAGCACGATTCTAATCGTCTTCGTGAGTTATTAAATCAAATTTTGATGGCACAAGACTTCCAAGACTTAACGGGTCAGATGATCCGTAGAGTGATAGATTTGGTTCGTGAAGTAGAAAGTAATTTGGTCTCAATGCTAACGGTATTTGGTGATCATATTACCGAATCATCGCCAACTATAAACGATAATAAGATAGAAGCAGAAGGTCCCATCATGCATGCTGAATTGCGCGAAGATGTAGTGACTGGTCAGGATGAAGTAGACGATCTTCTATCAAGTCTGGGTTTCTAA